The proteins below come from a single Phycisphaeraceae bacterium genomic window:
- a CDS encoding aspartate aminotransferase family protein, producing the protein MNSNLLSRRQAAVCPGVGRITPLVIERASGALLIADDGREYIDFASGIGVMNVGHCDATVVTALREQAGRLLHNCFHVATYEPYVALCEELVRLFPHGGSDGTKAMLVNTGAEAVENAIKIARQATGRDAVICFTEAFHGRTLLCSTLTSKVEYKTGCGPFVPEVYRLPYPKRTRASRVMDDAAFSRQEIARLRMALRNTVAAQQVAAIIIELVQGEGGFNVAPKPYVRMLRDLCNEHGIMLIFDEVQTGFGRTGRWAASEHYSVEPDLSTWAKSMGGGLPIAAVVGKASVMDRVAPGTVGGTYGGNPVACAAALATIERMKELNLNARAEHIGRSIRNKLEGLAKEFQVITDVRGLGAMIAVEFNDPPETPAPALVKAIIDSALAQGVLLISAGVSGNVIRFLPPLVMTDAQLDRGLAVLESAIRQHAATNKPYAESHAS; encoded by the coding sequence ATGAATTCGAATTTGCTCTCTCGCCGTCAGGCGGCAGTGTGCCCTGGTGTCGGGCGTATCACTCCGCTTGTGATCGAGCGCGCGTCGGGCGCGCTGCTGATAGCCGATGATGGGCGCGAGTATATCGACTTTGCGTCTGGAATCGGCGTGATGAATGTCGGGCACTGTGATGCAACGGTTGTGACGGCCTTGCGAGAGCAGGCTGGACGACTGCTGCACAACTGCTTCCATGTCGCGACGTACGAACCGTATGTCGCGCTGTGCGAGGAATTGGTGCGATTGTTTCCACACGGGGGCTCGGACGGGACCAAGGCGATGCTCGTCAATACCGGAGCCGAAGCCGTTGAAAATGCAATCAAGATCGCGCGCCAGGCGACCGGGCGCGACGCGGTCATCTGTTTCACGGAGGCGTTTCACGGCCGGACGCTGTTGTGCTCGACGCTTACAAGCAAGGTCGAGTACAAGACTGGCTGCGGGCCATTTGTCCCGGAGGTGTACCGCCTGCCGTATCCCAAGCGAACTCGGGCATCGCGTGTGATGGACGATGCCGCCTTCTCGCGTCAGGAGATCGCGAGGCTGCGCATGGCGCTGCGCAACACGGTTGCAGCACAGCAGGTCGCAGCGATCATCATCGAACTCGTGCAGGGTGAAGGCGGATTCAATGTCGCGCCCAAGCCTTATGTACGAATGCTGCGCGACCTCTGCAACGAACACGGAATCATGCTGATTTTTGACGAAGTACAGACCGGTTTCGGGCGAACTGGGCGCTGGGCGGCGAGTGAGCACTACAGCGTCGAGCCGGATCTGTCGACATGGGCCAAGAGCATGGGCGGTGGGCTTCCGATCGCTGCCGTCGTCGGCAAGGCAAGCGTCATGGATCGCGTTGCGCCAGGAACCGTTGGCGGAACCTACGGCGGGAACCCGGTTGCGTGTGCTGCTGCACTTGCAACCATCGAGCGCATGAAGGAGTTGAACCTGAACGCGCGGGCTGAGCACATCGGCAGGTCGATTCGCAACAAGCTCGAAGGCCTGGCCAAGGAATTCCAGGTCATCACTGATGTGCGTGGACTCGGAGCGATGATCGCGGTCGAGTTCAACGATCCGCCCGAAACGCCAGCACCTGCACTGGTCAAGGCCATAATCGACTCGGCACTCGCGCAGGGAGTGCTGCTGATCTCTGCGGGCGTGTCGGGTAATGTCATTCGCTTCCTTCCGCCACTGGTCATGACGGACGCACAATTAGATCGTGGGCTTGCGGTTCTTGAATCAGCCATCCGCCAGCATGCTGCGACCAACAAGCCATATGCCGAGAGTCACGCGTCATGA